A window of Deltaproteobacteria bacterium contains these coding sequences:
- a CDS encoding ABC transporter permease, protein MAVSSLRREFWARFYHNRLALSGLVIVVGLFLVSFLAPWLAPYDPNYIDLDAMLMPPSSAHLFGTDPLGRDVFSRILFGAQISLKVGFVSVGLATLIGMLIGALAGYYGGWIDSLLMRFVDLMLCFPTFFLILAVIAILEPSIWNIMAIIGLTSWMGVSRLVRAEFMSLKNREFVQAAQALGAGDARIIVRHLLPNSLAPVMVSATLGVAGAILTESALSFLGLGVQPPTPSWGNILTAGKDNIEIAWWLSLFPGLAILITVMGYNLLGEGIREAIDPRLKE, encoded by the coding sequence ATGGCCGTCAGCTCTTTACGGCGAGAATTTTGGGCCCGGTTTTACCACAATCGCCTGGCCCTGAGCGGCCTGGTCATTGTCGTGGGATTGTTTCTGGTCTCTTTTCTGGCTCCGTGGCTGGCCCCCTACGACCCTAATTACATTGATCTGGATGCCATGCTTATGCCGCCCAGCTCCGCCCATCTGTTCGGCACCGACCCTTTGGGCCGGGATGTCTTTTCCCGGATCCTGTTTGGGGCTCAGATTTCCCTCAAAGTGGGATTTGTCTCGGTAGGGCTGGCCACCCTGATCGGCATGTTGATCGGCGCCCTGGCCGGATATTATGGCGGCTGGATAGACAGTCTGCTCATGCGCTTTGTTGATCTGATGCTCTGTTTTCCCACTTTTTTCCTGATCCTGGCGGTCATCGCCATCCTCGAACCCAGTATTTGGAACATCATGGCGATTATCGGCCTGACCAGTTGGATGGGGGTCTCCCGGCTGGTCCGAGCAGAGTTTATGTCTCTCAAAAACCGGGAATTTGTCCAGGCAGCCCAGGCCCTGGGCGCTGGGGATGCCCGGATTATCGTGCGACACCTGCTCCCTAATTCACTGGCCCCGGTAATGGTCTCCGCCACTTTAGGGGTAGCCGGGGCCATCCTTACTGAAAGCGCCCTGAGCTTTCTGGGACTGGGGGTGCAACCTCCAACCCCTAGTTGGGGCAATATCCTGACCGCCGGCAAGGATAACATTGAGATTGCCTGGTGGCTGTCGCTATTCCCCGGATTGGCCATCCTGATCACTGTGATGGGTTACAACCTCTTGGGAGAAGGTATCCGGGAGGCCATTGATCCACGCCTGAAAGAGTAA